AGCGAATAGCCGGCGGCGATGCGCAAGCCGATGGTGCTATTGATTTTTTTCCACGGGAACCTGAAGGACATAGCCGATGCCGCGAATGGTTTGAATCAGTTTGGCAGAGAAATCCCGGTCAATCTTGTTTCTCAGCCGGCAGACCAGAACGTCCACGACGTTGGTCTGCGGGTCGAACCGGAAATCCCAGATGTGCTCCAGGATCATCGTCTTGGAGAGGATCTGGCCCGGGTACCGCATCAGATACTCCAGCAGGGCATATTCGCGGGGCTGCAGCTCGATTTGCCGGCCGGCGCGGGACACTGCATGCCGGAGCAGATCCATGGTCAGGTCGCCGCAGGTCAACCGGGTCACCTCCGTGCTTCCCGTCGCCCGGCGCAGGACCGCCTGGGTCCGGGCCAGCAGTTCGGCAAACAGGAACGGCTTGACCAGATAGTCGTCCGCCCCCCGCTGCAGCGCGGCCACCCGCTCGTCCGCTGTCTGCTTGGCGCTCAGGATCAGGATGGGGGTATTGATGCGGCGATTGCGCAGCTCGACCAGCAGGCTGATGCCGTCCAGCCTGGGCAACATGATGTCCACGACGGCGACATCGTAGGGGACGGCTTGAGCCATCTGCAGACCCTCCTCGCCGTCCAGGGCATGGTCCACCGCAAAACCGGCTTCGCGGAAGCCTTTGACAATGAAATCGGCGATATTTCGATCGTCCTCAACCAGTAGCAAGCGCATGGGATGGATACCTGTCAAGAATTTCGTTGCAGAGCTCAATAAACAGCCGGGTCCCCAGGGGACCCGGCCGTTCTCTCCGACCGCAAATCACTGCATAAAGATGATTATTGTGGGGCCGGTCCACTCCGACCCCTCAGCTATTCAGCTGTACTTTCGGTGAATTGACCCGACCGGCCCGAACTCACAGGGTTTGCCAAGGGTCAAATCGGCTTCGGCCTGCAGAGGTTCTCTTCATCGTGGACGCGCGCACCGCAGTTGGTGCAGACATACCGGGGATTCTCGAAAATCTTCTCGATTTCCGGATTCATCACCTTGTACTTCAACTGACAGGCGTGCAGATCGCAATGTTCTTCGGGGTTTACGCAGTCGTTTTCGGCCATGGTTTTGCCTCCTGTGTTTTTTTAAATATTAACGCATGACGCCGCGCCGTCAACGACTCTCCCCGCAACAATGCAGAATCCTTTCAGGGGGTTTGCCGGGCAGAGATGCCGGACTCCTGCTGAAAATCATGCAGCGGAACCTGCACGACCAGCATGCCGATCGAGGTCACGGCCAGCAGCAGCAGAAAGGCGGCGCCCATGGCGACCCGTTTGACCGGCGCTACCGAATAGTAGCGCGCCTTCTCGGTTTTGGACCGTTTGGACGCCGAATGGATCTGCAGGCTGCCCATGATGACGATCAGGGCAATCAGCGGCGACCAGGTCAGCCAGAACAGGCCAACCGCCCCCGCCAGGCCGACAAACCACAGCTTGGGGCTGATGACGCCGATGATCCGCCCGCCGTCCAGCGGCGAGATGGGCAGCAGGTTGAACAGGTTGAGGAGAAAACCGGACGAAGCCAGGGCGTACCAGAAGGGGTTGCCGGTAGCCAGGCCCGCCCCGGCGCAGCCGATGGCCCCGAGGGTGCCCAGCAGAGGCCCTCCGTAGGCCGCCACGGACTCGGAGAAGGCGTTGTCGGGCAACTCCTTCATGCCGATGTAGGCGCCGAAAAAGGGGATGAACATGGGTGCCGAGGCCTTGACCCCCAGCATGCGCAGGGCGGCGACGTGCCCCATTTCGTGGACAAAGATCAGGGCGACGAACCCGGCGGCAAAGGACCAGCCCCAGAAGATGGCATAGGCCCAGATGCTGATCAGCATGGTGATGAAGGTTTTGAACTTGCCGATCTGGAGGACCAGGGCCAGGTACTTGAGCTTGCTGAACAGGAACAGCAGAAGAAGCCCGAGCGGACCGAACTTTCGCAGAAAGCCTCTGCCTGCCGGCTGTCCGCCGGCATATCCAGTGGCCTCCGGGCGGTGGGTGATAAAGTCTTCGCCCCCATCGGCGGGGCGGGTTGCAACGTAGAAAGGTTGGCTTCCCAGGGCAGCCGCTTCAGCTGCAGTTCGGGCTTCTTGCCCGGCCAGGGTCTCTTTTGCTGGTTGGTGCAGGGAATCTCGCATGTTCTTTCCTGGTGAGTTTTTGGGGCTCATTTTACACTACTCGCTGGAAGAAGTGCGAGTGTTTAAAATGCGAGCGACAGCATGGAGCCGTGCCGGGGGGTTGCAGATTGACCGGCAGTCTGTAAACTTTCGAAAACCTCAAACCATCACCCACCCTTTCGCCACAGGAGGAAAGCATGTCCGTTCCCTATCCCGACCTGCCCTATGCCAAGAACGCCCTCGAACCCTACATCAGCACCCGCACTTTCGAGTACCACTACGGCAAGCACCACAAGGCCTACGTGGACAACGCCAACAAGATGCTCGAAGGGAGCGAACTGGCCGGCAAGGACCTGGTGACCATCATCCAGGCCGCCGCCAAGGACCCCGCAAAAAAAGGGCTCTTCAACAACACCGCCCAAGCCTGGAACCACGCCTTTTTCTGGCAGTGCATGAAGAAGGGGGGCGGCGGCAAGCCGACGGGGAAAATTGCCGAGCGGATCACGGCCGACTTCGGCAGCTACGAAAAATTCGCCGAGGCCTTCAAGAACGCCGGGGCAACCCAGTTCGGCAGCGGCTGGGCCTGGCTGGTGGAGAAGGGCGGCAAACTGGAGATCATGCAGAGCGCCAATGCCGACACCCCCGTCGCCCAGGGGATCAAGCCTCTGCTGGTGGTCGACGTCTGGGAACACGCCTACTACCTCGATTACCAGAACCGCCGGCCCGACTT
The DNA window shown above is from Desulfuromonadales bacterium and carries:
- a CDS encoding response regulator transcription factor codes for the protein MRLLLVEDDRNIADFIVKGFREAGFAVDHALDGEEGLQMAQAVPYDVAVVDIMLPRLDGISLLVELRNRRINTPILILSAKQTADERVAALQRGADDYLVKPFLFAELLARTQAVLRRATGSTEVTRLTCGDLTMDLLRHAVSRAGRQIELQPREYALLEYLMRYPGQILSKTMILEHIWDFRFDPQTNVVDVLVCRLRNKIDRDFSAKLIQTIRGIGYVLQVPVEKNQ
- a CDS encoding site-2 protease family protein, which encodes MRDSLHQPAKETLAGQEARTAAEAAALGSQPFYVATRPADGGEDFITHRPEATGYAGGQPAGRGFLRKFGPLGLLLLFLFSKLKYLALVLQIGKFKTFITMLISIWAYAIFWGWSFAAGFVALIFVHEMGHVAALRMLGVKASAPMFIPFFGAYIGMKELPDNAFSESVAAYGGPLLGTLGAIGCAGAGLATGNPFWYALASSGFLLNLFNLLPISPLDGGRIIGVISPKLWFVGLAGAVGLFWLTWSPLIALIVIMGSLQIHSASKRSKTEKARYYSVAPVKRVAMGAAFLLLLAVTSIGMLVVQVPLHDFQQESGISARQTP
- a CDS encoding superoxide dismutase; the protein is MSVPYPDLPYAKNALEPYISTRTFEYHYGKHHKAYVDNANKMLEGSELAGKDLVTIIQAAAKDPAKKGLFNNTAQAWNHAFFWQCMKKGGGGKPTGKIAERITADFGSYEKFAEAFKNAGATQFGSGWAWLVEKGGKLEIMQSANADTPVAQGIKPLLVVDVWEHAYYLDYQNRRPDFLQAFIDHLINWDFANANLG